From Parambassis ranga chromosome 9, fParRan2.1, whole genome shotgun sequence, the proteins below share one genomic window:
- the LOC114441489 gene encoding far upstream element-binding protein 3-like — protein MMAELVQGQASMNQPGLKSDGLADVLQRARQMVGKMGGEAMSHLNSSSGGVEPSLYYPGQKRPGEDGVGNQLAAMGHQSRVITEDYKVPDRMVGFIIGRGGEQITRIQLESGCKIQIAADSGGLMERPCSLTGTPESIEQAKRLLIQIIDRCRNGPGFHGDGEGGASVQEMLIPASKVGLVIGRGGDTIKQLQERAGVKMMMIQDGPMPTGADKPLRISGDPYKVQAARELVLEVIREKDGDFRSGRGDFSSRLGGTSLDVPVPRFAVGIVIGRNGEMIKKIQNDAGVRIQFKADDGISPERVAMVMGQPDRCQHAVHLINELIQTAQERDGFGSTMRGGRVRGHSDWTMGSPGPLQEVTYTIPADKCGLVIGKGGETIKSINQQSGAHVELQRNPPPSTDPNTRVFTIRGTAQQMELARQLIDDKIGGSGIMSNGGFGFSPFTQGPATHQNCGSGQTFLTGVWGNTYQTSWQNPGQQDPGQQNQPQSLMTDYSKAWEDYYKKQSQSSQQSSVPDYTAVLAEYYRQQPYLWNPAQIQDH, from the exons atgGTGGGTAAGATGGGTGGAGAAGCCATGTCCCACCTGAACAGCTCCTCTGGAGGCGTGGAGCCCTCGCTGTACTACCCCGGCCAGAAACGGCCAGGAGAGGACGGAG TAGGTAACCAGCTAGCAGCCATGGGGCACCAGAG CAGGGTTATCACAGAGGATTACAAGGTCCCTGACAGGATGGTGGGCTTCA TCATCGGGCGAGGAGGAGAGCAGATCACCAGGATCCAGCTAGAGTCTGGCTGTAAGATCCAGATCGCTGCCG acagtggaggtctGATGGAGCGACCGTGTTCCCTGACAGGAACTCCAGAGAGCATCGA GCAGGCAAAGCGGCTTCTGATCCAGATCATTGATCGCTGTAGAAACGGCCCGGGATTCCACGGCGACGGGGAGGGTGGGGCCTCTGTGCAGGAGATGCTCATCCCAGCCAGCAAAGTGGGGCTTGTGATTGGTCGAGGAGGAGACAccatcaaacagctgcag GAGCGAGCTGgagtgaagatgatgatgatccaGGACGGTCCGATGCCGACGGGCGCAGACAAACCTCTGCGCATCTCTGGAGACCCGTACAAAGTGCAG GCGGCAAGGGAGCTGGTGCTGGAGGTGATCAGGGAGAAGGACGGAGACTTCAGGTCAGGACGCGGCGACTTCAGCAGCCGACTGGGAGGAACCAGCCTGGAT gttCCTGTCCCCAGGTTTGCTGTCGGCATCGTGATCGGCAGAAACGGAGAAATGATCAAGAAGATTCAGAATGACGCAGGAGTCCGAATCCAGTTTAAAGCAG atgatGGAATCAGTCCAGAGcgtgttgccatggtgatgggTCAACCAGACCGCTGTCAGCACGCTGTCCACCTCATCAACGAGCTCATCCAGACTGCACAG GAGCGCGACGGTTTCGGCTCCACTATGCGGGGCGGccgggtcagaggtcacagtgactgGACCATGGGTTCTCCTGGGCCGCTACAGGAAGTGACCTACACCATCCCTGCTGACAAGTGTGGCCTGGTCATTGGCAAAG gtggagAAACCATCAAGAGCATCAACCAGCAGTCTGGAGCTCACGTGGAGCTGCAGAGGAACCCTCCCCCCTCCACCGACCCCAACACCCGCGTCTTCACCATCAGAGGCACGGCCCAGCAGATGGAGCTGGCCCGCCAGCTCATAGATGACAAGATCGGG ggTTCAGGCATCATGAGCAATGGAGGCTTTGGCTTCAGTCCCTTCACCCAGGGCCCTGCCACACACCAGAA ctgtggcAGTGGTCAGACCTTCCTGACAGGAGTTTGGGGAAACACCTACCAGACCAGCTGGCAGAACCCCGGACAACAAGACCCAG gtcagCAGAATCAGCCTCAGAGCCTGATGACAGACTACAGTAAGGCCTGGGAGGACTACTACAAGAAACAGA gtcagtcGTCTCAGCAGAGCTCGGTGCCAGACTACACTGCAGTGTTAGCAGAGTACTACAGACAGCAGCCGTATCTGTGGAACCCGGCTCAGATTCAG gaTCACTAG